The proteins below come from a single Acanthopagrus latus isolate v.2019 chromosome 4, fAcaLat1.1, whole genome shotgun sequence genomic window:
- the ubl7b gene encoding ubiquitin-like protein 7b isoform X2 codes for MVEMASSEWQLSLKLVDQPKSTFHFPEMMPGDVSPGGYRVATLKQLVAAQFPDSIPDPELIELVHCGRKLKDELTLDASGIQPGSTVHILKKTWPEPESSPEPVNRATAAREFRVFHAALHSLNSAYRDSVYKMLTNKESLDQIIVATPGLRSDPVALGVLQDKDLFVQFTDPNMLDVLISSHPALVNAIILVLHSVAGSMPAQSSASSSRNVSASSYSDMPGGFMFEGMSDDEEDFQSGSPAGPSSRAGGSVGMRPVSLSHSGATGPRPITQSELATALALASTPDSSAVTPTTSSQADPSSSVAPMPAGTPVSNDLFSQALQQALQASNMSALQGRWQSQMQQLRDMGIQDEELMLRALQATDGDIQAALELIFAGGPGL; via the exons ATG GTGGAGATGGCCTCTTCAGAGTGGCAGCTGTCTTTGAAGCTGGTGGATCAGCCCAAATCCACCTTCCACTTCCCAGAGATGATGCCAGGGGATGTCTCACCTGGAGGATACAGAGTGGCTACTTTGAAACAGCTCGTTGCAGCACAGTTTCCAGACTCCATCCCAGACCCTGAGCTCATAG AGCTGGTCCACTGTGGGCGGAAACTTAAGGATGAACTAACACTGGACGCCAGCGGGATTCAACCGGGATCCACAGTGCACATCCTCAAAAAGACCTGGCCAGAGCCAGAGAGcagtccag AGCCTGTGAACAGAGCAACTGCAGCCAGGGAGTTCAGGGTGTTTCATGCTGCTCTTCACTCTCTCAACTCGGCCTACAGAGACTCA GTCTATAAAATGCTGACAAATAAAGAGTCTCTGGATCAGATCATCGTGGCGACACCAGGGCTCAGGTCCGACCCAGTTGCCCTCG GGGTGCTTCAAGACAAAGACCTCTTCGTGCAGTTCACAGACCCCAACATGctggatgt ATTGATCAGTTCACACCCAGCCCTCGTCAACGCCATCATCTTGGTCCTGCACTCTGTGGCAGGCAGCATGCCCGCGCAGTCCAGCGCCAGCTCCTCTCGCAACGTCTCTGCCAGTTCTTACAGCGATATGCCTG GAGGCTTCATGTTTGAAGGCATGTCCGACGACGAGGAAGACTTCCAGTCG ggGAGCCCAGCGGGTCCCTCCAGCAGAGCAGGAGGCTCAGTAGGAATGCGTCCAGTGTCTCTGAGTCACAGTGGCGCGACGGGCCCTCGACCAATAACGCAGAGCGAGCTGGCGACAGCTTTGGCCCTCGCCAGCACACCTGACAGCAGCGCGGTCACTCCAACAACGTCAAGCCAG GCGGACCCCTCCAGTAGTGTAGCCCCCATGCCAGCAGGGACCCCAGTCAGTAACGATCTCTTCAGTCAGGCTCTGCAGCAAGCTCTGCAAGCCTCCAACATGTCCGCTCTACAG GGCCGCTGGCAGTCCCAGATGCAGCAGCTCAGGGACATGGGGATCCAGGATGAGGAGCTGATGCTGAGGGCGCTGCAGGCCACAGATGGTGACATCCAGGCTGCCCTGGAGCTCATATTTGCTGGAGGCCCAGGGCTCTGA
- the ubl7b gene encoding ubiquitin-like protein 7b isoform X1: MSVMVEMASSEWQLSLKLVDQPKSTFHFPEMMPGDVSPGGYRVATLKQLVAAQFPDSIPDPELIELVHCGRKLKDELTLDASGIQPGSTVHILKKTWPEPESSPEPVNRATAAREFRVFHAALHSLNSAYRDSVYKMLTNKESLDQIIVATPGLRSDPVALGVLQDKDLFVQFTDPNMLDVLISSHPALVNAIILVLHSVAGSMPAQSSASSSRNVSASSYSDMPGGFMFEGMSDDEEDFQSGSPAGPSSRAGGSVGMRPVSLSHSGATGPRPITQSELATALALASTPDSSAVTPTTSSQADPSSSVAPMPAGTPVSNDLFSQALQQALQASNMSALQGRWQSQMQQLRDMGIQDEELMLRALQATDGDIQAALELIFAGGPGL, translated from the exons ATGAGCGTAATG GTGGAGATGGCCTCTTCAGAGTGGCAGCTGTCTTTGAAGCTGGTGGATCAGCCCAAATCCACCTTCCACTTCCCAGAGATGATGCCAGGGGATGTCTCACCTGGAGGATACAGAGTGGCTACTTTGAAACAGCTCGTTGCAGCACAGTTTCCAGACTCCATCCCAGACCCTGAGCTCATAG AGCTGGTCCACTGTGGGCGGAAACTTAAGGATGAACTAACACTGGACGCCAGCGGGATTCAACCGGGATCCACAGTGCACATCCTCAAAAAGACCTGGCCAGAGCCAGAGAGcagtccag AGCCTGTGAACAGAGCAACTGCAGCCAGGGAGTTCAGGGTGTTTCATGCTGCTCTTCACTCTCTCAACTCGGCCTACAGAGACTCA GTCTATAAAATGCTGACAAATAAAGAGTCTCTGGATCAGATCATCGTGGCGACACCAGGGCTCAGGTCCGACCCAGTTGCCCTCG GGGTGCTTCAAGACAAAGACCTCTTCGTGCAGTTCACAGACCCCAACATGctggatgt ATTGATCAGTTCACACCCAGCCCTCGTCAACGCCATCATCTTGGTCCTGCACTCTGTGGCAGGCAGCATGCCCGCGCAGTCCAGCGCCAGCTCCTCTCGCAACGTCTCTGCCAGTTCTTACAGCGATATGCCTG GAGGCTTCATGTTTGAAGGCATGTCCGACGACGAGGAAGACTTCCAGTCG ggGAGCCCAGCGGGTCCCTCCAGCAGAGCAGGAGGCTCAGTAGGAATGCGTCCAGTGTCTCTGAGTCACAGTGGCGCGACGGGCCCTCGACCAATAACGCAGAGCGAGCTGGCGACAGCTTTGGCCCTCGCCAGCACACCTGACAGCAGCGCGGTCACTCCAACAACGTCAAGCCAG GCGGACCCCTCCAGTAGTGTAGCCCCCATGCCAGCAGGGACCCCAGTCAGTAACGATCTCTTCAGTCAGGCTCTGCAGCAAGCTCTGCAAGCCTCCAACATGTCCGCTCTACAG GGCCGCTGGCAGTCCCAGATGCAGCAGCTCAGGGACATGGGGATCCAGGATGAGGAGCTGATGCTGAGGGCGCTGCAGGCCACAGATGGTGACATCCAGGCTGCCCTGGAGCTCATATTTGCTGGAGGCCCAGGGCTCTGA
- the ubl7b gene encoding ubiquitin-like protein 7b isoform X3 produces the protein MASSEWQLSLKLVDQPKSTFHFPEMMPGDVSPGGYRVATLKQLVAAQFPDSIPDPELIELVHCGRKLKDELTLDASGIQPGSTVHILKKTWPEPESSPEPVNRATAAREFRVFHAALHSLNSAYRDSVYKMLTNKESLDQIIVATPGLRSDPVALGVLQDKDLFVQFTDPNMLDVLISSHPALVNAIILVLHSVAGSMPAQSSASSSRNVSASSYSDMPGGFMFEGMSDDEEDFQSGSPAGPSSRAGGSVGMRPVSLSHSGATGPRPITQSELATALALASTPDSSAVTPTTSSQADPSSSVAPMPAGTPVSNDLFSQALQQALQASNMSALQGRWQSQMQQLRDMGIQDEELMLRALQATDGDIQAALELIFAGGPGL, from the exons ATGGCCTCTTCAGAGTGGCAGCTGTCTTTGAAGCTGGTGGATCAGCCCAAATCCACCTTCCACTTCCCAGAGATGATGCCAGGGGATGTCTCACCTGGAGGATACAGAGTGGCTACTTTGAAACAGCTCGTTGCAGCACAGTTTCCAGACTCCATCCCAGACCCTGAGCTCATAG AGCTGGTCCACTGTGGGCGGAAACTTAAGGATGAACTAACACTGGACGCCAGCGGGATTCAACCGGGATCCACAGTGCACATCCTCAAAAAGACCTGGCCAGAGCCAGAGAGcagtccag AGCCTGTGAACAGAGCAACTGCAGCCAGGGAGTTCAGGGTGTTTCATGCTGCTCTTCACTCTCTCAACTCGGCCTACAGAGACTCA GTCTATAAAATGCTGACAAATAAAGAGTCTCTGGATCAGATCATCGTGGCGACACCAGGGCTCAGGTCCGACCCAGTTGCCCTCG GGGTGCTTCAAGACAAAGACCTCTTCGTGCAGTTCACAGACCCCAACATGctggatgt ATTGATCAGTTCACACCCAGCCCTCGTCAACGCCATCATCTTGGTCCTGCACTCTGTGGCAGGCAGCATGCCCGCGCAGTCCAGCGCCAGCTCCTCTCGCAACGTCTCTGCCAGTTCTTACAGCGATATGCCTG GAGGCTTCATGTTTGAAGGCATGTCCGACGACGAGGAAGACTTCCAGTCG ggGAGCCCAGCGGGTCCCTCCAGCAGAGCAGGAGGCTCAGTAGGAATGCGTCCAGTGTCTCTGAGTCACAGTGGCGCGACGGGCCCTCGACCAATAACGCAGAGCGAGCTGGCGACAGCTTTGGCCCTCGCCAGCACACCTGACAGCAGCGCGGTCACTCCAACAACGTCAAGCCAG GCGGACCCCTCCAGTAGTGTAGCCCCCATGCCAGCAGGGACCCCAGTCAGTAACGATCTCTTCAGTCAGGCTCTGCAGCAAGCTCTGCAAGCCTCCAACATGTCCGCTCTACAG GGCCGCTGGCAGTCCCAGATGCAGCAGCTCAGGGACATGGGGATCCAGGATGAGGAGCTGATGCTGAGGGCGCTGCAGGCCACAGATGGTGACATCCAGGCTGCCCTGGAGCTCATATTTGCTGGAGGCCCAGGGCTCTGA